From the Apus apus isolate bApuApu2 chromosome 4, bApuApu2.pri.cur, whole genome shotgun sequence genome, one window contains:
- the TIAL1 gene encoding nucleolysin TIAR isoform X3, with amino-acid sequence MEDDGQPRTLYVGNLSRDVTEVLILQLFSQIGPCKSCKMITEQPDSRRVNSSVGFSVLQHTSNDPYCFVEFYEHRDAAAALAAMNGRKILGKEVKVNWATTPSSQKKDTSNHFHVFVGDLSPEITTEDIKSAFAPFGKISDARVVKDMATGKSKGYGFVSFYNKLDAENAIVHMGGQWLGGRQIRTNWATRKPPAPKSTQENNTKQLRFEDVVNQSSPKNCTVYCGGIASGLTDQLMRQTFSPFGQIMEIRVFPEKGYSFVRFSTHESAAHAIVSVNGTTIEGHVVKCYWGKESPDMTKNFQQVDYSQWGQWSQVYGNPQQYGQYMANGWQVPSYGMYGQAWNQQGFGVECWGTFCISASLMLT; translated from the exons ATGGAAGACGACGGGCAGCCCAGGACCCT CTATGTAGGAAACCTCTCCAGAGATGTGACTGAAGTTCTTATACTTCAGTTATTCAGCCAGATTGGACCATGCAAAAGCTGTAAAATGATAACAGAG CAACCCGATAGCAGAAGGGTCAACTCTTCTGttggattttctgttttgcagcatACAAGCAATGACCCTTATTGCTTTGTGGAATTTTATGAACACAGAGATGCAGCTGCTGCATTAGCTGCTATGAATGGGAGAAAAATTTTGGGAAAG GAGGTCAAAGTAAACTGGGCAACAACACCAAGTAGCCAGAAAAAAGATACATCCA atcacTTCCATGTGTTCGTTGGGGATTTAAGTCCAGAAATAACAACAGAAGACATCAAGTCAGCATTTGCTCCTTTTGGTAAAATATC GGATGCACGGGTAGTTAAAGATATGGCAACTGGAAAGTCAAAAGGCTATGGTTTTGTATCTTTTTATAACAAACTG GATGCAGAAAATGCTATTGTACACATGGGAGGCCAGTGGTTGGGAGGCCGGCAGATCAGAACTAACTGGGCAACGCGGAAACCACCAGCACCCAAAAGTACACAAGAAA ATAATACAAAACAATTGAGATTTGAAGATGTAGTAAATCAGTCAAGTCCAAAAAATTGTACTGTGTACTGTGGAGGAATTGCCTCTGGGCTAACAG ATCAACTTATGAGACAGACTTTTTCACCATTTGGACAGATTATGGAAATAAGGGTGTTTCCAGAAAAGGGTTATTCATTTGTCAG ATTTTCAACCCATGAAAGTGCAGCACATGCTATTGTTTCAGTTAATGGAACCACAATTGAAGGACATGTTGTTAAATGTTATTGGGGTAAAGAATCCCCTGATATGACAAAAAACTTCCAACAG GTGGATTACAGTCAGTGGGGGCAGTGGAGCCAAGTATATGGAAATCCCCAACAATATGGGCAGTATATGGCTAATGGGTGGCAAGTACCATCATATGGAATGTATGGCCAAGCATGGAATCAACAGGGTTTTGGAGTAGA GTGTTGGGGAactttttgcatttctgcatcGCTGATGTTGACTTAA
- the TIAL1 gene encoding nucleolysin TIAR isoform X2, whose protein sequence is MEDDGQPRTLYVGNLSRDVTEVLILQLFSQIGPCKSCKMITEHTSNDPYCFVEFYEHRDAAAALAAMNGRKILGKEVKVNWATTPSSQKKDTSNHFHVFVGDLSPEITTEDIKSAFAPFGKISDARVVKDMATGKSKGYGFVSFYNKLDAENAIVHMGGQWLGGRQIRTNWATRKPPAPKSTQENNTKQLRFEDVVNQSSPKNCTVYCGGIASGLTDQLMRQTFSPFGQIMEIRVFPEKGYSFVRFSTHESAAHAIVSVNGTTIEGHVVKCYWGKESPDMTKNFQQVDYSQWGQWSQVYGNPQQYGQYMANGWQVPSYGMYGQAWNQQGFGVDQSPSAAWMGGFGAQPAQGQGAPVIPNQAGYGMASYQTQ, encoded by the exons ATGGAAGACGACGGGCAGCCCAGGACCCT CTATGTAGGAAACCTCTCCAGAGATGTGACTGAAGTTCTTATACTTCAGTTATTCAGCCAGATTGGACCATGCAAAAGCTGTAAAATGATAACAGAG catACAAGCAATGACCCTTATTGCTTTGTGGAATTTTATGAACACAGAGATGCAGCTGCTGCATTAGCTGCTATGAATGGGAGAAAAATTTTGGGAAAG GAGGTCAAAGTAAACTGGGCAACAACACCAAGTAGCCAGAAAAAAGATACATCCA atcacTTCCATGTGTTCGTTGGGGATTTAAGTCCAGAAATAACAACAGAAGACATCAAGTCAGCATTTGCTCCTTTTGGTAAAATATC GGATGCACGGGTAGTTAAAGATATGGCAACTGGAAAGTCAAAAGGCTATGGTTTTGTATCTTTTTATAACAAACTG GATGCAGAAAATGCTATTGTACACATGGGAGGCCAGTGGTTGGGAGGCCGGCAGATCAGAACTAACTGGGCAACGCGGAAACCACCAGCACCCAAAAGTACACAAGAAA ATAATACAAAACAATTGAGATTTGAAGATGTAGTAAATCAGTCAAGTCCAAAAAATTGTACTGTGTACTGTGGAGGAATTGCCTCTGGGCTAACAG ATCAACTTATGAGACAGACTTTTTCACCATTTGGACAGATTATGGAAATAAGGGTGTTTCCAGAAAAGGGTTATTCATTTGTCAG ATTTTCAACCCATGAAAGTGCAGCACATGCTATTGTTTCAGTTAATGGAACCACAATTGAAGGACATGTTGTTAAATGTTATTGGGGTAAAGAATCCCCTGATATGACAAAAAACTTCCAACAG GTGGATTACAGTCAGTGGGGGCAGTGGAGCCAAGTATATGGAAATCCCCAACAATATGGGCAGTATATGGCTAATGGGTGGCAAGTACCATCATATGGAATGTATGGCCAAGCATGGAATCAACAGGGTTTTGGAGTAGA ccaaTCTCCATCTGCTGCCTGGATGGGTGGATTTGGTgctcagcctgcccagggacaAGGTGCTCCTGTAATACCTAACCAAGCTGGATATGGTATGGCAAGCTACCAAACACAGTGA
- the TIAL1 gene encoding nucleolysin TIAR isoform X1, whose protein sequence is MEDDGQPRTLYVGNLSRDVTEVLILQLFSQIGPCKSCKMITEQPDSRRVNSSVGFSVLQHTSNDPYCFVEFYEHRDAAAALAAMNGRKILGKEVKVNWATTPSSQKKDTSNHFHVFVGDLSPEITTEDIKSAFAPFGKISDARVVKDMATGKSKGYGFVSFYNKLDAENAIVHMGGQWLGGRQIRTNWATRKPPAPKSTQENNTKQLRFEDVVNQSSPKNCTVYCGGIASGLTDQLMRQTFSPFGQIMEIRVFPEKGYSFVRFSTHESAAHAIVSVNGTTIEGHVVKCYWGKESPDMTKNFQQVDYSQWGQWSQVYGNPQQYGQYMANGWQVPSYGMYGQAWNQQGFGVDQSPSAAWMGGFGAQPAQGQGAPVIPNQAGYGMASYQTQ, encoded by the exons ATGGAAGACGACGGGCAGCCCAGGACCCT CTATGTAGGAAACCTCTCCAGAGATGTGACTGAAGTTCTTATACTTCAGTTATTCAGCCAGATTGGACCATGCAAAAGCTGTAAAATGATAACAGAG CAACCCGATAGCAGAAGGGTCAACTCTTCTGttggattttctgttttgcagcatACAAGCAATGACCCTTATTGCTTTGTGGAATTTTATGAACACAGAGATGCAGCTGCTGCATTAGCTGCTATGAATGGGAGAAAAATTTTGGGAAAG GAGGTCAAAGTAAACTGGGCAACAACACCAAGTAGCCAGAAAAAAGATACATCCA atcacTTCCATGTGTTCGTTGGGGATTTAAGTCCAGAAATAACAACAGAAGACATCAAGTCAGCATTTGCTCCTTTTGGTAAAATATC GGATGCACGGGTAGTTAAAGATATGGCAACTGGAAAGTCAAAAGGCTATGGTTTTGTATCTTTTTATAACAAACTG GATGCAGAAAATGCTATTGTACACATGGGAGGCCAGTGGTTGGGAGGCCGGCAGATCAGAACTAACTGGGCAACGCGGAAACCACCAGCACCCAAAAGTACACAAGAAA ATAATACAAAACAATTGAGATTTGAAGATGTAGTAAATCAGTCAAGTCCAAAAAATTGTACTGTGTACTGTGGAGGAATTGCCTCTGGGCTAACAG ATCAACTTATGAGACAGACTTTTTCACCATTTGGACAGATTATGGAAATAAGGGTGTTTCCAGAAAAGGGTTATTCATTTGTCAG ATTTTCAACCCATGAAAGTGCAGCACATGCTATTGTTTCAGTTAATGGAACCACAATTGAAGGACATGTTGTTAAATGTTATTGGGGTAAAGAATCCCCTGATATGACAAAAAACTTCCAACAG GTGGATTACAGTCAGTGGGGGCAGTGGAGCCAAGTATATGGAAATCCCCAACAATATGGGCAGTATATGGCTAATGGGTGGCAAGTACCATCATATGGAATGTATGGCCAAGCATGGAATCAACAGGGTTTTGGAGTAGA ccaaTCTCCATCTGCTGCCTGGATGGGTGGATTTGGTgctcagcctgcccagggacaAGGTGCTCCTGTAATACCTAACCAAGCTGGATATGGTATGGCAAGCTACCAAACACAGTGA
- the TIAL1 gene encoding nucleolysin TIAR isoform X4 encodes MDARVVKDMATGKSKGYGFVSFYNKLDAENAIVHMGGQWLGGRQIRTNWATRKPPAPKSTQENNTKQLRFEDVVNQSSPKNCTVYCGGIASGLTDQLMRQTFSPFGQIMEIRVFPEKGYSFVRFSTHESAAHAIVSVNGTTIEGHVVKCYWGKESPDMTKNFQQVDYSQWGQWSQVYGNPQQYGQYMANGWQVPSYGMYGQAWNQQGFGVDQSPSAAWMGGFGAQPAQGQGAPVIPNQAGYGMASYQTQ; translated from the exons AT GGATGCACGGGTAGTTAAAGATATGGCAACTGGAAAGTCAAAAGGCTATGGTTTTGTATCTTTTTATAACAAACTG GATGCAGAAAATGCTATTGTACACATGGGAGGCCAGTGGTTGGGAGGCCGGCAGATCAGAACTAACTGGGCAACGCGGAAACCACCAGCACCCAAAAGTACACAAGAAA ATAATACAAAACAATTGAGATTTGAAGATGTAGTAAATCAGTCAAGTCCAAAAAATTGTACTGTGTACTGTGGAGGAATTGCCTCTGGGCTAACAG ATCAACTTATGAGACAGACTTTTTCACCATTTGGACAGATTATGGAAATAAGGGTGTTTCCAGAAAAGGGTTATTCATTTGTCAG ATTTTCAACCCATGAAAGTGCAGCACATGCTATTGTTTCAGTTAATGGAACCACAATTGAAGGACATGTTGTTAAATGTTATTGGGGTAAAGAATCCCCTGATATGACAAAAAACTTCCAACAG GTGGATTACAGTCAGTGGGGGCAGTGGAGCCAAGTATATGGAAATCCCCAACAATATGGGCAGTATATGGCTAATGGGTGGCAAGTACCATCATATGGAATGTATGGCCAAGCATGGAATCAACAGGGTTTTGGAGTAGA ccaaTCTCCATCTGCTGCCTGGATGGGTGGATTTGGTgctcagcctgcccagggacaAGGTGCTCCTGTAATACCTAACCAAGCTGGATATGGTATGGCAAGCTACCAAACACAGTGA
- the TIAL1 gene encoding nucleolysin TIAR isoform X5 has protein sequence MEDDGQPRTLYVGNLSRDVTEVLILQLFSQIGPCKSCKMITEHTSNDPYCFVEFYEHRDAAAALAAMNGRKILGKEVKVNWATTPSSQKKDTSNHFHVFVGDLSPEITTEDIKSAFAPFGKISIAHKNGQDLEG, from the exons ATGGAAGACGACGGGCAGCCCAGGACCCT CTATGTAGGAAACCTCTCCAGAGATGTGACTGAAGTTCTTATACTTCAGTTATTCAGCCAGATTGGACCATGCAAAAGCTGTAAAATGATAACAGAG catACAAGCAATGACCCTTATTGCTTTGTGGAATTTTATGAACACAGAGATGCAGCTGCTGCATTAGCTGCTATGAATGGGAGAAAAATTTTGGGAAAG GAGGTCAAAGTAAACTGGGCAACAACACCAAGTAGCCAGAAAAAAGATACATCCA atcacTTCCATGTGTTCGTTGGGGATTTAAGTCCAGAAATAACAACAGAAGACATCAAGTCAGCATTTGCTCCTTTTGGTAAAATATC AATTGCTCATAAGAATGGACAGGATCTTGAAGGCTAA